GGCTCTATAAGCTTTTCTTTCATTTAATAAAAACTGACTAACCTTAGTAGCCTTTCCTATACATATTGGAAGAACTCCTGTTGCATATGGATCTAAAGTTCCAGTATGCCCTACTTTCTTTATTCCCAATTGTCTTCTAACAAAATACACTATATCATGGGAACTCATTCCAGCAGGTTTCAATACATTTAGTACACCCGCTATTTTCATAATACAATCTCCTTCATTATAGCATCTATAACCATTTGCTTGTCTGTCGTTTCGAACGTACAACCAGCAGCTCTAACATGTCCGCCACCATTGTGTGCTTCACAAAATTTGGATACATCTACACTGTTTTTAGATCTAAACGAACATTTGATTCTGCCATCAGCTTCATGCACCTTTATCAAGCAAGCTACTTCAACACCTCTTATATTTCGTGCAAATTCAACTATTCCATCCGAATCGTTCATCTCTGTTTTTGTCTCATCAAGCATATTTTGATCTACATAAGTAATCGCTATTTGTCTATCTTTGTAAAATGACATTTGATTTACACTTTTTATAAACAATTGCATTTTATCAAAACTTTTATTTTGATAAAGAAATACATTTATAGCTCCTACGTCAATACCATAATCTATAAGCTCAGACGCTAATGCATGAGTATACGATGTTGTATTGCTGTATTTGAAACTTCCTGTATCAGTTGATATTCCAGTATATAGCGCTTCTGCACATTCTTTAGTAATTTTAAATTCAATAGTTTTTAATAATGTGAAAACTAATTCGGCTGTAGAACTTGCATTAGGCTTTACTATATTAATATCCCCAAACTTAGTATTCGTTTGATGATGATCAATATTTATTACAATCTTAGCATGTTCTTTTATATTCTTATACGCACCCAATCTGTCTAAATCTCCACAATCTACAACTATTGCTATATCATAACTAGATCCAATCTCTGCTATGTAATCATCTGTTCCAGATAAAAACATCAAATGCTCTGGGATCTCATCTGTTTTTATCCACTTTACCTCGGCATGACAATTAGCCATGAGCGCGTGGCCCATGGCTAATACTGACCCTACATTATCTCCATCAGGACTAATGTGTGAAAGAATTGCTATTGTTTTTGCCTCAGATAAAAGTTTTTTTACTTTTTGGGCTAAATCAAAATCAATCTTCATCGGGATCATTCTTTCCTCCTAAAACTTCATCAATTTTTTTGGCCATGTAAATACCATTTTCGATTGATGTGTCCAATTCAAATGTCAATGCTGGTACATGGTGAATTTTCATATTTTGACTAATATATTTTCTGATAAAGCCTTTAGACTTTTCCAAAGCTTCTATTGAATCTCTTCGCTCGCCTTCTTGACCTAAAACAGAAACATATACTTTTGCATACTTCAAATCTCCAGAGACCTCTACTGATGTAATACTTGTAAGTGTAGAAAGCTGAGCGTTTTTAATTTGCCCTTTGAAAATCAACTCACTAATCAATTTCCTAATTTGCTCGCCTACGCGCATTGCTCTATTTTGTCCCATTTTATCACCTACTCTATCTCTCGACTTCTTCCATGATATAGGCTTCTATTACATCTCCATCTTTGATGTCGTTGTAATTTTCAATTCCTATACCACCTTCAAAGCCTGTTAAAAGTTCTTTTACATCATCTTTAAATCTTCTTAACGATGCTACTTCACCTTCATGAATTACTATATTATCTCTTAATAGTCTAAGACTAGATTTTCTTGTAACCTTACCTTGTTGAACATATACCCCTGCAACAACTCCAATATTTGGAACTTTAAATGTTGCACGAACTTCAGCACGACCAAGAGTTACCTCTTTAAATTCAGGCTTAAGCATACCTTTTATAGCAGCTTCTATATCTTCAATCGCTTTGTATATAATTCTATATGTTCTAACATCTACATGTTCTCTACTAGCTGCGTCAAGTGCAGTATTAGTAGGTCTTACGTTAAAACCAATAACAATTGCATTTGAAGCAGATGCAAGCATTATATCTCCTTCAGTAATGGCACCAACACCACCATGAATTGGATTAACTTTTACCTCTTCATTACTTAATTTTACAAGAGACTGTTTAACAGCTTCAATAGAACCCTTAACATCAGCCTTGATGATTACATTAAGATCTTTAATTTCACCCTCTTTAATTTGGTTGAAAAGATCCTCTAATGTAACAGCTTTATTTACTTGTAATCTTTCAGCTCTTTCTGAATCTCTTCTCTTTTGAGCAATTTCTCTAGCAATTTTGTCACTGCTTACTGCATAAAGTTGATCTCCAGCATTAGGAACTTCAGACAATCCCAATATTGCTACTGGTATAGATGGTCCTGCTTTTTTAACTTTTTTACCCTTGTCATCAATCATGGCTCTAACTTTACCACTTGCTGTTCCTGCTACGACAGCATCTCCAACCTTAAGAGTTCCTTTTTTAACAAGAACAGTAGCTACACTACCTTTTCCCTTATCCAATTCACCCTCTACGATTATACCTACTGCTTTACGATCTGGATTTGCTTTAAGTTCTTGCATTTCAGCTACAAGAAGTACCATATCTAATAACTCATCTAATCCTTCTCTAGTATGCGCTGAAACTGGAATCATAATTACATCTCCACCCCAGCTCTCTGGTACTAAACCATGCTCAGTCATTTCTTGCATTACACGGTCAGGATTCGCACCCTCTTTATCCATTTTATTTATAGCAACAATAATTGGAACGTCTGCTGCTTTAGCATGGTTAATGGCCTCTACAGTTTGTGGCATTACTCCATCGTCAGCTGCTACAACCAATATAGCTATATCAGTTACTTGAGCACCTCTAGCACGCATTGATGTAAAAGCCTCATGACCAGGTGTATCTAAAAATACTATTT
The DNA window shown above is from Tissierellales bacterium and carries:
- a CDS encoding bifunctional oligoribonuclease/PAP phosphatase NrnA, which encodes MIPMKIDFDLAQKVKKLLSEAKTIAILSHISPDGDNVGSVLAMGHALMANCHAEVKWIKTDEIPEHLMFLSGTDDYIAEIGSSYDIAIVVDCGDLDRLGAYKNIKEHAKIVINIDHHQTNTKFGDINIVKPNASSTAELVFTLLKTIEFKITKECAEALYTGISTDTGSFKYSNTTSYTHALASELIDYGIDVGAINVFLYQNKSFDKMQLFIKSVNQMSFYKDRQIAITYVDQNMLDETKTEMNDSDGIVEFARNIRGVEVACLIKVHEADGRIKCSFRSKNSVDVSKFCEAHNGGGHVRAAGCTFETTDKQMVIDAIMKEIVL
- the rbfA gene encoding 30S ribosome-binding factor RbfA, with amino-acid sequence MGQNRAMRVGEQIRKLISELIFKGQIKNAQLSTLTSITSVEVSGDLKYAKVYVSVLGQEGERRDSIEALEKSKGFIRKYISQNMKIHHVPALTFELDTSIENGIYMAKKIDEVLGGKNDPDED
- the infB gene encoding translation initiation factor IF-2 — encoded protein: MPKKRIYQLANELNISSKELMEKLTELDIKVSSHMSTLEEDECALLLELLGDEVNTVVDQNENKVPTQVEEVEEIIEEVQVEVDPNAIEVEASMTVGDFAELLDLKAAQVITALIGLGIMATINQEIDFDTMSLIAEDNGKAVRLKETTVEDETDGLDFEDAEEDLMPRPPIVTVMGHVDHGKTSLLDAVRQTSVTKGEAGGITQHIGASTIRVKGEKIVFLDTPGHEAFTSMRARGAQVTDIAILVVAADDGVMPQTVEAINHAKAADVPIIVAINKMDKEGANPDRVMQEMTEHGLVPESWGGDVIMIPVSAHTREGLDELLDMVLLVAEMQELKANPDRKAVGIIVEGELDKGKGSVATVLVKKGTLKVGDAVVAGTASGKVRAMIDDKGKKVKKAGPSIPVAILGLSEVPNAGDQLYAVSSDKIAREIAQKRRDSERAERLQVNKAVTLEDLFNQIKEGEIKDLNVIIKADVKGSIEAVKQSLVKLSNEEVKVNPIHGGVGAITEGDIMLASASNAIVIGFNVRPTNTALDAASREHVDVRTYRIIYKAIEDIEAAIKGMLKPEFKEVTLGRAEVRATFKVPNIGVVAGVYVQQGKVTRKSSLRLLRDNIVIHEGEVASLRRFKDDVKELLTGFEGGIGIENYNDIKDGDVIEAYIMEEVER